A window of Algiphilus sp. genomic DNA:
CGGCGCGACCACCACGTCGACATCGAGCTGTTCGGGATCGGCCGTCCGCACCAGGCGCCGCTCCCCGCGCCGCTCGATGTCGCCGGGCATCAGGACGGTGTCGTTGCCCGCCTGCACGCGCAGCACGCAGGACACGTTGTTGATGTCCCAGGCCGCGACGTCGCGCGGATGCAGCACCGTGAAACGCACGCCGTCCCATTCCCACCGCATGCCCCGCTCGCAGGGCGGCGCATCGCCGCGCCCATGCACCGGCGCCATGTCGAAATCGCGGGCCAGTGCGTCGAAGCCGCCGGAATGGTCGGCGTGGCGATGCGACAGCACGGCGCGGTCGATGCGTGCGATGCCGTGACTGCGCAGCCACGGCGCGACGATGGCATCGCCGGCGTCGAAACCGCCCGGCCAGGCCGGGCCGGCGTCATAGACCAGCGTGTGATGTCGCGTGCGCACCACCGTCGCGAGCCCTTGCCCCACATCCAGCAGAGCCAGTTCCGCCTGACCGTGCGGCAATCCCGGCCGCGGCCAGATCAGCGGCAGGAAGCACGCCACGCCCAGCCAGCGCAGCGGCACCGCCTGCGGCGCGAGTACCAGCAGCGCGCCCAGTCCGGCGCAGAGCAGCGCCGGTCCCGACGGCGCGGCCTGCACCCAGAGATCGGCGCCGTGCTCGGCCACGACGCCGAGCCCGACACGCACGAGGTGCAGCGCCTCGGCGCTGAACGCCAGGGGCAGCACGGCAATCCCCGACCAGGCCAGCACCACCGACGCCAGCACCGCGGGCAGCAGGACCCCGAACAGCGGTATGGCCAGCGCGTTGACGACGGGCGCCAGCAGGCTGGCGCCATCGAAGAACAGCAGCGTTGCCGGCGCCAGCGCCACCAGCAGCCCCGCCTGCAGACGGGGGATGCGCCACCACGCACGCACTCCCGCCGCGCGCCCGCCGGCCAGCAGCATGATGGCGCCGACCGCGATGAAGGACAGCCATGTACCGGCCGACAGAACGGCCAGCGGATCCAGCGCCATGACCGCCAGACCGGCCAGCGCCAGCACGTGGAACGGCCGCGCGGAGCGCGCCGACCACAGCGCCGCCGCCACCACCGCCCACATGATGAGCGCGCGCTGGGTGGGCACCGAGAAGCCCGCCAGCGCGGCATAGGCCAGTGCCGCCATGGTGCCGATGAGCACCCCGGCCCGCGGCGCGGCGAGCCGGCTGCACAGCCACGCGGAGCGGCGCCACGCCCATCGGCCGAGGAACAGGAACAGGCCCGCCACCAGCCCGATGTGCAGCCCGGAGATCGCGAGCAGATGCGAGGTCCCGGTGACGCGCAGCACGCGCCAGTCGTCGTCGTCGATGCCGTTGCGGTTGGCCAGTGTCAGCGCGCGCACCAGCCCCAGACCGGGGTGCCCGGCCAGCCACGCCCCCAGGCGCGTGTCCAGCCCCTGGCGCAGGCGCGTCCACGGCGGCGGCGGCGCGCCGGTACAGAACGCGGCATCGCGGACATAGGCGGTGGCGACCAGCCGCTCCGCGAGCAGCCAGCGTTCGTAGTCGAAGGCACCCGGGCTCACCGAGCCGCGCGGGGTGCGCATGCGCAGCGTGACATCGAGACAGTCGCCCGCGGCTACCTCGACCTCGCTGCGGTACCAGCTCACCCGGATGTCACCCCGCACCGCCGCGCCGGCCTCGGGCCGGAAGCGGAAGCGCCGGTCCGGCCCGCGCGTCTCGGGAAGGCCCACGATCCGGCCCTGCAGCGAGACGTCCTCGCCGTGCCGCGCGGCGGGCCAGCGCGCATCGAGCGTGCTCTGCACGTGCCACAGCGCCCACACGGCGCCGAGCAGCGCGCACAGTGCCGGCCAGCGGATGCGGGCGGGTACGGCCAGAGCCACCGGCAGCGCCAGTCCCGGCCACCACCACGGCATCAGCGCCGGCGCCCACAGGACGCCGAGCACCCCGGCGCCGAACGCTAGGACTGCGCCGGGGAGGCTTCCTGCCGGGAGTCGCGCCACGCGCCGCCCTGGCCACTGTCCAGCGAATGGATGCGCTGCATGCGCGCGGCGAGATGCTCATCGTGCGTCACCACCACCAGCGCGGTGCCGTACTCGCGGTTGAGCTCGAGCAGCAGCTCGAAGACGCGCTCGGCGTTCTCGCGATCGAGATTGCCGGTGGGCTCGTCGGCCAGCAGCGCGCGCGGACGCGTCACCAGCGCCCGCGCCACGGCGGCACGCTGGCGTTCGCCGCCGGACAGCTCGGCGGGCTTGTGATCCTCGCGCTCACCCAGTCCGACGCGGTCCAGCACCTCGCGCGCCGTGGCCCGCGCCTGCTGACGCGACTGGCGCCGCAGCAGCAGCGGCATCGCGACGTTGTCCAGCGCGCTGAACTCGGGCAGCAGATGGTGGAACTGGTAGACGAAGCCGAGCGCGCGATTGCGCAGCCGGCTGCGGTCGGCGTCGGACAGGCGCGCGATGTCGGTGCCGTCCACCAGCACCGAGCCGTCGTCCGGTTTCTCCAGCCCGCCGAGCAGATGCAGCAGCGTCGACTTGCCGGCACCGCTGGCGCCGACGATGGCCAGCGATTCGCCCTCCGCCACGCGCACATCGACATTCTCGAACACGGTCAGCGTGCGCCGACCGTCCGCGAAACGCTTGGCCAGCCCGGTGGCGGCGATGACGGCATCACTCATGGCGCAGCGCCTCCGCCGGCATGGTGCGGCTGGCGCGCCAGGCCGGGTACAGCCCCGAGACCAGCGCGAGGGTGAAGGCCAGCCCGCCGATCTTC
This region includes:
- a CDS encoding DNA internalization-related competence protein ComEC/Rec2 translates to MLGVLWAPALMPWWWPGLALPVALAVPARIRWPALCALLGAVWALWHVQSTLDARWPAARHGEDVSLQGRIVGLPETRGPDRRFRFRPEAGAAVRGDIRVSWYRSEVEVAAGDCLDVTLRMRTPRGSVSPGAFDYERWLLAERLVATAYVRDAAFCTGAPPPPWTRLRQGLDTRLGAWLAGHPGLGLVRALTLANRNGIDDDDWRVLRVTGTSHLLAISGLHIGLVAGLFLFLGRWAWRRSAWLCSRLAAPRAGVLIGTMAALAYAALAGFSVPTQRALIMWAVVAAALWSARSARPFHVLALAGLAVMALDPLAVLSAGTWLSFIAVGAIMLLAGGRAAGVRAWWRIPRLQAGLLVALAPATLLFFDGASLLAPVVNALAIPLFGVLLPAVLASVVLAWSGIAVLPLAFSAEALHLVRVGLGVVAEHGADLWVQAAPSGPALLCAGLGALLVLAPQAVPLRWLGVACFLPLIWPRPGLPHGQAELALLDVGQGLATVVRTRHHTLVYDAGPAWPGGFDAGDAIVAPWLRSHGIARIDRAVLSHRHADHSGGFDALARDFDMAPVHGRGDAPPCERGMRWEWDGVRFTVLHPRDVAAWDINNVSCVLRVQAGNDTVLMPGDIERRGERRLVRTADPEQLDVDVVVAPHHGSRTSSTRAFVRATHPEIVLVGAGWRNRHGHPHGEVLHRWREAGARLHVTGHTGSLWLRLGAPDDGFRLRRARDTARIWRARPSVPVR
- a CDS encoding ATP-binding cassette domain-containing protein — translated: MSDAVIAATGLAKRFADGRRTLTVFENVDVRVAEGESLAIVGASGAGKSTLLHLLGGLEKPDDGSVLVDGTDIARLSDADRSRLRNRALGFVYQFHHLLPEFSALDNVAMPLLLRRQSRQQARATAREVLDRVGLGEREDHKPAELSGGERQRAAVARALVTRPRALLADEPTGNLDRENAERVFELLLELNREYGTALVVVTHDEHLAARMQRIHSLDSGQGGAWRDSRQEASPAQS